The Acutalibacter muris genomic sequence CGAAGGTGGCTTTGGAGACCGTGCTGGACACTCCCCACCCTCATCGGAGGGACTTGCGGTTCGATGCGGTTTTCCCGTGCGTGCATTTTGTTCCCATGGATGGGGACGGCATCAGGCAATTAAAGATTATGGCAGTTCCCAACTGGAAAGAGCGTATACTTGACGCCCTGTTTCTCCCTGAGACCCGCTCTTATGGGATAGGCCGCTTCGAGTACGATGCCTGTGTGGAAGGCGGCTATGTGTTCTCCCATCTGGACAGCGACCTTAACCGGCTCATTCGGTTCAAAGAGGCCATCGAGCATATGCCCGGTCCCTTTGAGGTGCTGTGTTTTCCACATCAGGTGGAGTTTTTGCGGGAGTATTTAGAGGGCCGGGCAGTCATAAAGACCATAGGATTGGAGGCGATAGAGCAAGCGTTTGAAATCAAGGAGAGTGATACTTTTGAATAAGCGCCGGGTTGCCGTGGCAGTCAGCATTGTGCTGGCAGTCACGGTGCTGTTGTATTTGGGCGGGGTGCTGGGCCAGCTTTTTGACAACTACGAGGTCTGGCTGGAACACGACGGTATCACCGGGCAAGTACAGATGGAGCCGGTAGACTGGAATCCGATGGTGTGTTTTCCGGCAGCCTTCAGTCTGAACGGGCTGAAGGGTATGACGCTGGTTGCCATTGTCGTTGGCGGACTGATAATCTACTTCAAGCTACAAAGCCGGTTTGGCGGAAAAGACTTTGACCCCCGCGGCTTCAAGACCAGTTCCACCGGAGCCTATGGTACGGCAGGGTGGATGAGCGAGAAGGAGATGCAGTCCGTTCTGGAAATCAGCTCTATCGACAAGGCCAAGGGCACTATCCTCGGCGAGCATCGAGGCAAGGCAATCTGCATGCCGGAGGACATCCGGCTCAACCGGCACATCGCGGTGTTTGGTGCGTCCGGCACCATGAAGTCCAGGGCAGTCATGCGAAATGCGCTGTTTCAGAGTATCAAAAGAGTTGAGTCGGTGGTAATTACGGATCCCAAGTCGGAACTTTATGACGATACCTCAGAGTTATACCGTAAGCATGGGTATGAAGTTAAGGTGTTCAATCTGGTAGACCCTGCCCACGGCGATTCCTGGAACTGCATGGCTGACCTGGGCGGTGATACCCTCATGGCACAGGTGCTCACCAATGTTATCATCGGAAATACCAGCTCTGGTGAAACAGATCATTTCTGGGACAACGGCGAGGCCAATTTGCTGAAAGCCCTCATTCTTTACATCGACCAAGACAGCACCCTGGGCGCTGAGTCCAAGAACCTGGCGACCGTCTACCAGACCCTCACCCAGAACAGCGAGCGTCAGCTTACTGCTATGTTCAGCAAGCTCCCTCTGAGCCACCCGGCCCGGGCGCCTTTCAATCTGTTCTCCCAATCCAGTGATGCAGTGCGGTCTGGAATCGTGCTGGGGCTGGGCACACGGCTGCAGGTGCTGCAAAACGAGTCGGTGCGGAACATCATCACCCGCTCGGATATCAACCTGACCGCGCCCGGGCAGCGAAAGTGTGCCTATTATATTATTTTGAGCGACCAGGACGCGACCATGGCGTTCCTGTCCTCGCTGTTTTTCTCTTTCCTATTTATAAGGCTGACCCGATTCGCGGACAGCCAGCCGGGTGGGAAATGTGTCGTGCCGGTGAATCTAATCTTGGACGAGTTCAATAACGTCGGCAGAATCGGCGGCGCGGCGGACGGCTCGGATTTTGCCAGGTCACTCTCGGTGATACGCTCCCGGGACATCCGAGTGATGCTGGCGGTACAGAGCCTGGGGCAGCTACAAAATAGATATCCCAACAATCTCTGGAGCGAAATCATAGGTAACTGTGACATCCAGCTCATGCTGGGCTGCACGGATGACATGACTGCACAGTATTTCTCCTCCCGGAGCGGGGATATGAGTATTCGTGTAGACTCCACATCCACCACCCGGCAGACCATGGACGTTGCTCAGTTCATACCCCAGTATAGGCAGACCGAGGGGCAGGGGAGGCGCAAGCTGCTGACACCGGACGAGGTGCTGAGGTTGCCGAACGAGGAACTGCTGTGCATCATTCGGGGGTGCAATGTGCTCCGGCTCAAGAAACTAGACTATACCAGGCACCCGATGGCGGGCGAGCTGGAAAGGACTTCTATTTTGGACTATAGGCCGATGCAGCTGTCTGCTCTAAAGCCGATACCTGCACCGGTTCCACCGGACCGGAATGAGCCGAAACCGGCCCGAAAGTCAACGCCCAGCCTGTATAGCTCTACAAAACCGCCAGTTGACTTCTAATGCGCAAATAAATATATCGAGATATTCATTGACATTTATCGCATCTTTCAGTATAATATGGGTACAGACAGAAAGGCTGTTACTCAGGAGGGATGCGTAATGAATGAGATGTCCGTGCTTAATGTGATGAAGTCCATTGTTCCCATCACCCGCTTTAACAAGGGCGAGGCCAGCCGGATCTTTGAGGAAGTCCAGGCAAGCGGGCCGAAAATCGTTATGAAGAACAACCGCCCCGCCTGTGTGCTCATGTCGCCGGAAAAATATGAGTCCCTGATGGAGATGCTGTCCGACTACATTCTCCAGGAGGAGGCCGAGAGGCGGTTATCCAGCTCGGAGGAAACCTTGTCCCAGGATGAGGTCATAAGGTCGCTCGGTATCAGCCAAGCTGAGTTGGACGAAGAATTGGAGAAGGGATACCAAGACGTTCTGGCGGGCAGGACAAAACCGGCGGACAAGGTCTTTGAGGAAATCCGAAAAGATTGCACTAAATGACACATTATAGAATATCATTAGAAACTAATCCGCACCTCTTTGTGAGGTGCTTTTTCATGCAACAAAGGAGGTAATCTTATCACAGATAACAACTTTTACGAGGAGTCCATTATCCCCCAGACCGGAACGGAAATGGCCCCGGATGAGGTATCCGGCCAGGATCCAGGCGCCTATTCTTTCCAAGAAAGCCCTCTCCCCCAGACTGGTTCTGAAATGGGCGAAAATCACCCGCTCAGCGCTGAAGAGAGCTCCATTGAGCATGGGAAAACCCCATTTCCCCAGACTGGCTCAGAAATGACGGAAGGAAGCACAATATTTTCAGACGCTGAAGGCGCTACTCCCCTGACCGACTCTGAAACCACCCTGAAGGCGGGCCGGCGGCGGAATACAGCTTCAATTTCAACCCAGTCTGGTACAGAGGCACCTACATCCGGCGATGGCGTCGTGATCAGGCGGAGGAGAGTCCGACAGCGCTCCGCTACCAGACCGGTTTCTGTTCTGAGCATTGATGAGGGCCGCACCGTAGAAACCGAGGCGGACAAAGCACGCAACGACCTGCTTGACCTGGTCGAATCCCAGAAGACCGGGCGCATCTTGACCGGTACCCTGCAGGGTGTGGAGCGTGCGGTGAACTCCAAAACCGGTTCCACGGCAGTCATTTACCACGGTGCGTTCAAAGTCATCATTCCGGCAGAGGAGGCAGTCACCTTGCCGGAGGACACCCGTGGGCGTTCCCCGGACGAGCTTTATCACTATATGCTCACCAAGCGATTGGGGGCTGAGGTGGATTATATCGTTAAGGGCATCGACCAGCAGTCCAATCTTGCTGTGGGCAGCCGCCTTGAAGCTATGGCTGCCAAGCGCAAAGAATACTACTTTGGCACTGATTGGGACGGCAACCACCGTATCTATTCCGGAGTGTGCGCCGAGGCCCGTATCGTTTCCGTCATCCGGGCAGGCATTTTTGTGGACCTGTTCGGGCTGGAGACCTATATCCCCCTCCGGGAGTTGAGCTACCAGCGTTGGATGGACGCGGGACTTTACTTCCAGGCGGGTCAGCGGGTGCTGGTGAAGGTACTGGAGGTTGAGCGCAGCGGCAAATACCAGGTTCGGGTTATGGCCTCGGTCAAGCAGGCTGGGGAAAATCCCTATGAGAAAGCGCTGAGGATGTATTCGGTGGACAGCTGCTATGTCGGCACGGTCAGCATGGTGGACGTGAATGGTGTGTTCGTGGCGCTGGATGGTGGAATCGACTGTTTGTGCAGCTATCCCAAGCGGGGCCGGCCGCCCAGAGGCGCGCGGGTCACCGTGCGAATCCTCGGCATAAACCATGAGAGCAATCGTATTTGGGGAGCCATTACCCACATCGCGGCGGCGCATATAGGAAATATATCAAAGAAAGAACAATCTCGCCGTGCCGAGCTTGCGGCCAGCACTCGCGCCGCGCTCCGGGAGGCCCTACCCATAGAATATGAGGACAGCACAAGCCTGTCCGTCAATCTGAGCGGGTGGTATCTGCAAATCTCCTTCTCCCCGCTCCATCCGCTCATGGTAATCTGTCTCGCCCGAGCTATCCCAATACCGGTCTCCGTGGCCCAGTTTCTGGACACCAACGACATGAACCTGCATTCAAAGGGCGTTCTGGAGAATTTTGACTTTGCAAATTCTGTTCCGGGCGTGACTATACGCGCCGCCGGAAATACGCTGACCCTTTCTACGACCGAGCCCATCCTTAGTCCCAAGACCTCCAACAAGGTGGACAGCAACGGCGCCAAGCGGGGAGGCAAAGGAGCTGTGGCAGTGTGGCGTACCAGCGACACCTCCCAGCAGAATTTCGCTACCTATAACGCCTCCGGCGGCGATCCGGTGAGTTGCTATATCAAGGTCAAGACCGATGCGGTAGGCAGTGCCGGGCTGAAGAAGACCTCTGAGGACGGAAAAGTCTCTGGCATCCAGTTCCAGATCACCGGCAGCGATGGCAGCACTACCAAGACTACAGATGCCAACGGAAACATTGACATTGACGGTCTGCCCATTTACGCTGCTGACGGTTCCAAGATCACCTACACCGCGACAGAGATCAACATCCCTAACAAATACGTCAAGCCTCAGTCGCAGACCTTCCAGCTGACAGAGGGCCAGACCGCCTCTATTCACTTCGAGAATAAGCTGAAGCGCTGGCGGGTAACGGTCACCAAAGCCGACAACAAGACTGGTTCCACGCCCCAGGGCAACGGCTCTCTGAAAGGCGCGACCTTTGGGGTATACCAGGGCGGCACTCTGGTCAAAGAGTACACAGTGGGTGACGATCTCAGCTTTACCACTGATTACTTCCCCTACGGCGAAGATTGGAGCCTCAAGGAAATCAGCGCCGGTGAGGGCTATAAGGTTAGTACTGTGGTCACCGACCTGTGCGAGATTCCGGCTGGGTCCAACGAGGAATACAACGACAACACCGCTACCGTCACCAACGAGGTGATCCGGGGCGGTGTTTCTGTTGAGAAGCGGGACAGCAAAACCGGCAAGAAGCCTCAGGGTGACGCGGATTTCTCAGGTATTCAGTTTGAGATTGTCAACAAGTCCAAGAACCCTGTGGAAGTGAACGGCAAGAGGGCTGCTCCTGACGAGGTGGCTATGACTATTACCACCAATGCTCAGGGCGTGGCAAGTACCGGTCCCAACGACCTGCCATACGGTGACTATCTTATTTGTGAAAGCAAGACGAACGCCTCCATGCGCAAGACGTTCACGGAGGAAATTCCTGTGACGGTTTCCGAGGATGGCAAGGTCTTCACGTTCACCGCTGATAATGATGTCGTGCGTGGTGGTATTGCCATCCAGAAGCGTGACAGCCAGACCGGGGAGACTCCCCAGGGCAACGCTGATTTTGCGGGTATCGTCTTTGAGATCGTAAACAGTAGCGCAAATCTTGTAGTCGTGGATGATAAGACGATTGCTCCTAATGAGGACGCCGCTACTATCACCACGGACGAGAATGGGTACGCCAGCACCGAGGACGAGCTTCTCCCCTACGGGCACTACACCGTGAGGGAGAAATCCACCAACAGCTCCATGCTCCTGACCTTCCGGGAGCAGACGGTGGATGTGACAGAAGACAAAAAGGTCTACAACGTGTACGCTGATAATGATGTGGTGCGCGGCGGATTGAGCGTCCAGAAGCTGGACAGCAAAACCGGCGAGAAGCCCCAGGGTGACGCCAATTTCGCTGGTATTGTGTTCGAGATCATCAACGATAGCGAGAACCCTGTTGTGGTGGGTGGCACCAGCTACGCCCCCGGCAAGGTGGTCAAGGAGATCACCACCAACGCAACCGGGTTTGCGGCGACTGGCCCTAACGACCTGCCCTACGGTGATTATCTTGTGCGTGAAAAATCCACCAACAGTTCCATGCTGCTGACTTTCACCGAGGAAATCCCTGTAACCGTTTCCGAGAATGGCAAGGTGTATCCATTCACCGCCGAAAACGACGTAGTGCGCGGCGGCATTGCCATTCAGAAGCATGACAGCCAGACCGGTGCTACACCCCAGGGTAATGCTGATTTTGCAGGCATTGTCTTTGAGATCGTGAACAACAGCGCAAATCCCGTGGTCGTGGATGATAAGACTATTGCTCCCAACGAGGTGGCGGCTACTATCACTACTGACGAGAACGGCTATGCCAGCACTGCCGATGACGCTCTGCCCTTTGGCCGCTATATCGTGCGTGAGAAAGCAACCAATAAGTCTATGCTGCTGACTTGGCCGGAGCAGGAGGTCACTGTCAACGAGAATAAGAAGGTTTACCCTGTGACTGCCGTGGACGATGTTGTCCGGGGCGGGCTGGCCGTGGAGAAGCGGGATACCATCACCGGCAACACCCCCCAGGGTAACGCTGATTTCGAGGGCATTGTCTTCGAGGTCATCAACAACAGCAAGAACCCGGTCATTGTCAATGAAAAAAGCATCGCACCTGGCGAGGTTGCGCTGACACTGACCACCGACAGCGAGGGTAAGTGCAACACCGCCGAGGACGCATTGCCTTACGGCGAGTACGTTTTGCATGAAGCCAGCACCAACGCCTCTATGCTGAATACCGCTCCCGACCAGACCGTTACTATTGGCGAACACCTCAAGATGTATACTCATTATATGGACAACGAGGTCGTGCGCGGCGGCGTCCTCATTGAGAAACGCGACCTGGAATCCCTGCTCTTGACCCCGCTGGGCGGGGCCAGCCTGGACGGTACGCTGTTCGAGATCACCAACAAGAGCAAGCGGGCGGTTTACGTGAATGGTGCTCTTTATGAGCCCGATACCGTCTGTCTGACCATTGAGGTCAAGGACGGTGTGGCACAGTCTGACGTGCGCGCCCTGCCTTACGGAACTTATACGCTCGCGGAAAGCAAGCCCGGTAAGGGCTACCTGTGGACGGACAAGAAGATCCGGGATTTTGAGGTCCGCGAGGACGGTTTCGTCAAGGAGTACCGCGAGGGCGAGGCCGCATACAATCAGGTGATCCGCGGTGAGCTGAAGTTTGTCAAGGTGGGCGAGAAAAATATGCACCGCTTTGCTAATGTGGCTTTCAAGCTGACTTCTCAGACCACTGGTGAAAGCCATATTCTTCTGACGGATGAGAACGGCGAAGTACGTACCGAAACCACCTGGAACCCCCACACCCAGAATACCAACGGCAATGACGACAAACTCGAGGCTGAGTGGGATAATCTCACCGGCACCTGGTTCGGCCTCACCACCGAGGGCTGGATGGTGGAAACCCAGGACGGGCTGTGCGCGTTGCCTTTCGACCAGTATACGTTGGAAGAACTGCGCTGTGCCGGTAACGAGGGCTACGAGCTGGTAACGGTGCCCAATATCACCATCAGCCGGAATACCGCTGTTATCGAGCTGGGGACCATCGACGACCACGAGGGCAATACGCCCAAGATCGGCACCACCGCCACCGTTGACGGCGAGAAGATAGCCGAGCCTCTGAGCGAAGTCACCTTGGTTGATACCGTGCGCTATTCCGGCCTGACTGCGGGCAAGACCTACAAACTGTCCGGCGTTCTCATGGATAAGGCCACCGGCGAACCCCTGACCGTGGATGGCAAGCAGGTCACGGCTGAGAAAGAGTTTACCCCCAAGAATGAGAGTGGCACCGAGGAACTGAGCTATACCTTTAACGCCTCTGCTCTGGCTGGCAAGGCCGTGGTTGTGTTCGAGGATCTGTATGAAGATGACAAGAAGGTCGCCAGCCACGCCAAAATCGGCGATGAGGGCCAGACTGTCACCTTTACTGAGCCGAAGATTGGCACAACCGCTACAGCAAATGGCGAACATACCGCCCAACCGGTCGGGGAGATCACCATTATTGATACTGTAAAATATTCCGGCCTGATTCCCGGCAAGGAGTATACAGTCAAGGGTGTGCTCATGGACAAGGCCACCGACGAGAAACTGCTGGTAGACAGCAAGGAAATCACCGCCGAGGCCACCTTCCGGGCCAGTAAGGATGAGGGTAGCATTGACGTTCCTTTCACCTTTGACGCCTCCGCTCTGGCCGGAAAGACGGTCGTAGCCTTCGAAACGCTCTACAAGGACAAGCTGGAAGTGGCTGTCCATGCGGATATCGAGGATGAAGACCAGACCATTACTTTCAGCGAGAAACCCGAAATCAGGACCACCGCTACCGTGAACGGTGAGAAGAAAACTGAGCCCAAGGGTGAGGTCACACTCACCGATACGGTCAGCTATTCCGGCCTGACCCCCGGTAAGACCTATAAGCTGTCTGGTGTGCTCATGGACAAATCCAGCAATGCGCCCCTCCTGGTGGACGGGCAAAAAGTCACCGCGGAGAAGGAGTTTACCCCCGAGAACGCCAACGGCACGGAGGAAATGACCTTTACCTTTGACGCCTCCGCTCTGGCTGGGAAATCCGTGGTTGTTTTCGAGTCCTTGTACCAAGAGGATAAGGAAGTTGCCGTCCATGCAGACATCACCGATGAGGGCCAGAGGGTGGAGTTTACCACACCTGATAAGCCCGAAATCAAGACCACCGCAACCGTGGACGGCAACAAATTGGTGCCTCCTCTGGAGGAAATCACTCTGATAGACACCGTAGCTTACTCCAATCTCATCCCGGGCAAGACCTACATTCTCAAAGGCGTGCTCTTGGACAAATCCACTGGAGAAAAGCTGCTGGTAGATGGCAAGGAGATCACCGCTGAGAAGGAGTTTACCCCCGACAAGCCCACCGGTACAATAGACATTCCCTTCACCTTCAAAGGCATTAGCTTGGCCGGGAAGTCCATCGTGGTGTTTGAAAATCTGTACCATGAGGGTGTC encodes the following:
- a CDS encoding VaFE repeat-containing surface-anchored protein, which gives rise to MIRRRRVRQRSATRPVSVLSIDEGRTVETEADKARNDLLDLVESQKTGRILTGTLQGVERAVNSKTGSTAVIYHGAFKVIIPAEEAVTLPEDTRGRSPDELYHYMLTKRLGAEVDYIVKGIDQQSNLAVGSRLEAMAAKRKEYYFGTDWDGNHRIYSGVCAEARIVSVIRAGIFVDLFGLETYIPLRELSYQRWMDAGLYFQAGQRVLVKVLEVERSGKYQVRVMASVKQAGENPYEKALRMYSVDSCYVGTVSMVDVNGVFVALDGGIDCLCSYPKRGRPPRGARVTVRILGINHESNRIWGAITHIAAAHIGNISKKEQSRRAELAASTRAALREALPIEYEDSTSLSVNLSGWYLQISFSPLHPLMVICLARAIPIPVSVAQFLDTNDMNLHSKGVLENFDFANSVPGVTIRAAGNTLTLSTTEPILSPKTSNKVDSNGAKRGGKGAVAVWRTSDTSQQNFATYNASGGDPVSCYIKVKTDAVGSAGLKKTSEDGKVSGIQFQITGSDGSTTKTTDANGNIDIDGLPIYAADGSKITYTATEINIPNKYVKPQSQTFQLTEGQTASIHFENKLKRWRVTVTKADNKTGSTPQGNGSLKGATFGVYQGGTLVKEYTVGDDLSFTTDYFPYGEDWSLKEISAGEGYKVSTVVTDLCEIPAGSNEEYNDNTATVTNEVIRGGVSVEKRDSKTGKKPQGDADFSGIQFEIVNKSKNPVEVNGKRAAPDEVAMTITTNAQGVASTGPNDLPYGDYLICESKTNASMRKTFTEEIPVTVSEDGKVFTFTADNDVVRGGIAIQKRDSQTGETPQGNADFAGIVFEIVNSSANLVVVDDKTIAPNEDAATITTDENGYASTEDELLPYGHYTVREKSTNSSMLLTFREQTVDVTEDKKVYNVYADNDVVRGGLSVQKLDSKTGEKPQGDANFAGIVFEIINDSENPVVVGGTSYAPGKVVKEITTNATGFAATGPNDLPYGDYLVREKSTNSSMLLTFTEEIPVTVSENGKVYPFTAENDVVRGGIAIQKHDSQTGATPQGNADFAGIVFEIVNNSANPVVVDDKTIAPNEVAATITTDENGYASTADDALPFGRYIVREKATNKSMLLTWPEQEVTVNENKKVYPVTAVDDVVRGGLAVEKRDTITGNTPQGNADFEGIVFEVINNSKNPVIVNEKSIAPGEVALTLTTDSEGKCNTAEDALPYGEYVLHEASTNASMLNTAPDQTVTIGEHLKMYTHYMDNEVVRGGVLIEKRDLESLLLTPLGGASLDGTLFEITNKSKRAVYVNGALYEPDTVCLTIEVKDGVAQSDVRALPYGTYTLAESKPGKGYLWTDKKIRDFEVREDGFVKEYREGEAAYNQVIRGELKFVKVGEKNMHRFANVAFKLTSQTTGESHILLTDENGEVRTETTWNPHTQNTNGNDDKLEAEWDNLTGTWFGLTTEGWMVETQDGLCALPFDQYTLEELRCAGNEGYELVTVPNITISRNTAVIELGTIDDHEGNTPKIGTTATVDGEKIAEPLSEVTLVDTVRYSGLTAGKTYKLSGVLMDKATGEPLTVDGKQVTAEKEFTPKNESGTEELSYTFNASALAGKAVVVFEDLYEDDKKVASHAKIGDEGQTVTFTEPKIGTTATANGEHTAQPVGEITIIDTVKYSGLIPGKEYTVKGVLMDKATDEKLLVDSKEITAEATFRASKDEGSIDVPFTFDASALAGKTVVAFETLYKDKLEVAVHADIEDEDQTITFSEKPEIRTTATVNGEKKTEPKGEVTLTDTVSYSGLTPGKTYKLSGVLMDKSSNAPLLVDGQKVTAEKEFTPENANGTEEMTFTFDASALAGKSVVVFESLYQEDKEVAVHADITDEGQRVEFTTPDKPEIKTTATVDGNKLVPPLEEITLIDTVAYSNLIPGKTYILKGVLLDKSTGEKLLVDGKEITAEKEFTPDKPTGTIDIPFTFKGISLAGKSIVVFENLYHEGVEVAVHADINDSNQTVEIAKPDEPSIKTKAAVNGEQKAHAVGEIAIIDTVSYVNLTPGKTYKLSGILMDKETGKPLEINGKQITAEKEFTPDKAVGTIDISFTFDASALKGKTIVVFEELFHEGKNVASHADIDDTDQTITFDTPEIKTKATVDGEKEADPLEKITLTDTVTYSNLTPGKTYTVKGVLMDKSTGKKLLIDGKEITADTKFTPDKADGTVDLSFTFNASGLAGKSVVAFETLYHEDIEVAVHADIDDDDQTVVIRQPKLKTTATIGGKKEATVAKELVLEDKAAYTGLTPGKEYTVKGVLMDKSTGKKFLVDGKEITAEATFTPEKSEGEVTVTFKFDGSKITAKTNLVVFETLYRDGKEIAAHADIKDEGQTVTLTPEKPKTPDVPKTGDDRNITLPVILLGASLAGLATLFLFWFRRKKASPQTGSENEGRK
- a CDS encoding VirD4-like conjugal transfer protein, CD1115 family; the protein is MNKRRVAVAVSIVLAVTVLLYLGGVLGQLFDNYEVWLEHDGITGQVQMEPVDWNPMVCFPAAFSLNGLKGMTLVAIVVGGLIIYFKLQSRFGGKDFDPRGFKTSSTGAYGTAGWMSEKEMQSVLEISSIDKAKGTILGEHRGKAICMPEDIRLNRHIAVFGASGTMKSRAVMRNALFQSIKRVESVVITDPKSELYDDTSELYRKHGYEVKVFNLVDPAHGDSWNCMADLGGDTLMAQVLTNVIIGNTSSGETDHFWDNGEANLLKALILYIDQDSTLGAESKNLATVYQTLTQNSERQLTAMFSKLPLSHPARAPFNLFSQSSDAVRSGIVLGLGTRLQVLQNESVRNIITRSDINLTAPGQRKCAYYIILSDQDATMAFLSSLFFSFLFIRLTRFADSQPGGKCVVPVNLILDEFNNVGRIGGAADGSDFARSLSVIRSRDIRVMLAVQSLGQLQNRYPNNLWSEIIGNCDIQLMLGCTDDMTAQYFSSRSGDMSIRVDSTSTTRQTMDVAQFIPQYRQTEGQGRRKLLTPDEVLRLPNEELLCIIRGCNVLRLKKLDYTRHPMAGELERTSILDYRPMQLSALKPIPAPVPPDRNEPKPARKSTPSLYSSTKPPVDF
- a CDS encoding type II toxin-antitoxin system Phd/YefM family antitoxin: MNEMSVLNVMKSIVPITRFNKGEASRIFEEVQASGPKIVMKNNRPACVLMSPEKYESLMEMLSDYILQEEAERRLSSSEETLSQDEVIRSLGISQAELDEELEKGYQDVLAGRTKPADKVFEEIRKDCTK